Genomic window (Streptobacillus felis):
AAGTTAGTAAGATAGTTATAGATGATAATGAATTTATTAAGGCTATTTATTATTTTTCTAACTATACTTCTACTAAATTGATAGATGCTTCTAGACCTATAATAAAAGAAAGTGATGATTATTTTGAAAAGGTTTATGTAGTTTTCAAATTAGAGGGTAGTCTCTATTCTTTATATAATTTTATGCAACTTATTTTTTTGTCAGAAATATTTATTGATAATAGTGAAACATATCTGTTATTAAATGGAGATTATTTTGAAATATCTTTGGGTTATTATAGGGAGAGGTTATGAAAAAATTTTTTTTGTTTTTTTATTATTTAATAATTTAGTATCTTTTTCTGAAAAAAAGTATATTAGTGAAGAGAATTTGAAAAAAATAAGGCTATATAATGAGGAAAAGGTTGTGAAAAATAAGGAGGTAAACACTGAAGTCATAAAAAAACCAGTACATGAGGTAATTAATATACAAAACATAGAAGAATCAGAAGTTTTAAAATTAAATGGTACTTATGGAGTTGATATTAAAAAGGTGGGTGAAAAATATTTATTGATGGGAGAAAAAGATAATATATCTAAATTTAAAGAGATAGTATTTAATTTAGATAAAATTAAAAGACAGGTAGTTGTAAAATTGAATGTAATAGATACATCTTTTTCTTTGTTTGATAGATTAGGATTAAATATTAAATTAGAAGAAAATAAAAATGATAATATGGTAGGAGAATTTTTGAATAACAAGCTTTCATTAGCTAATTTACTTAATTTTGGTGGTAATAAGTTAGGCTTAGATATAGAAAGTTTAAAACAAAATGGTGATATATACATAAATACTTTCCCTGTATTAAAAGTAATGAATGGTAGTGAAGGTGAAATAAAATTAACTGATGAATATTTTTATGTAATGAAGGATAAAAAAATGGAAAGTACCGAAGCAGGAATAATATTTAGGATTAAACCTAATATAATCACTAAAGGTTATAAGGAATATGTAGAATTAGATATGTATTCTGAAATATCCAGTTTTAAGGGAGAAAAATTTAGAAATAAAAATATATTGAATACTAAAATTTTAGTTAAGAATAAAAGTTGCACTTTTGTATCCAATGTAAATAGAGAAAGTAAAAGTATAGAAACAACTTCTCCTAATATACCTATTTTTTCTACTATATTTAAAAAGAGATATAAAAGTAGAGAAAAAAGAAATGTGTACTTTGAAGTTGAGGTTGAAATTTTGAATGAATAAAAATAGGTATAGAAATGAAATTGTAAGCAGGTTATACATACTGTCTAAAAGTGAGATAAATATAATTGAAAGTGTAGAAGTTTTGTGTAGGATATATAAAGGTAAGCAAAAAAAATCTCTTTTAAAGTTAAAGAGGGATATAGAAAGAGGAAAGAGTTTAAAAGAAGCATTTAAAAATATAGATAAAAGCAATGAATTTTTAAGTTATATACATATAGCAGAAAAAACAGGTAATGTTAAGGAGGTATTTGGTATACTTAATGAAAAATATGTTTTTGAAGAAAAAATGTATAAAGAAGTAGTTAACATAATTAGTTACCCTTTATTTCTTTTG
Coding sequences:
- a CDS encoding frataxin domain-containing protein, translated to MNLKIKRFRYVYTVLLILFSCYIYIEKKNYYLDKMDVVLKLKEELDEVDVEYDQEIVMELKNEEVSKIVIDDNEFIKAIYYFSNYTSTKLIDASRPIIKESDDYFEKVYVVFKLEGSLYSLYNFMQLIFLSEIFIDNSETYLLLNGDYFEISLGYYRERL